One genomic region from Neospora caninum Liverpool complete genome, chromosome V encodes:
- a CDS encoding At4g37010, related: MSAPPPAKRLAASSLPGLSPSASRPDASSLSAGSTFPSSSPQPTASVSFSSPGGVRPSVPVVSFHQPSRPGPVLLPTASSSPSAPSSAAPSQAPRFTVYASTRQNKTCPYCGPARNGAQTIVFDSSSGDQLCRECGLIVEEKVLSEEQEWRNFSAEAASSSRGGADRNRVGDALDAWLEDGGIGTTMLVASSGGPLAGKAAWSAKRLQQLHEAATSGLGTGVGSGDRQLKVAFNYIRLIGEAFALRDNVLERAKEITKDLMQDGAQLRTRSNATTMLAIIYLACREAGVTRTVKELVVYDRAISEKELGKAINRIKKLLPQRGGVSSAESATQLLPRYCSRLQLSMHVADVAEHVAKRATQVIISSHRPNSVAAAAIWLVVKLLNASTNPNLPKASEIANVTGAGEHTLRSIYKDMLDVAEHLLPREFQPTVEGGLEGLRAKYSSRKRKAGDIPV; encoded by the exons ATGTCGGCGCCTCCCCCCGCTAAACGGCTggccgcttcttcccttcctggGTTGTCGCCTTCAGCTTCGCGCCCAgatgcctcttctctctctgccggctcaacgtttccgtcttcctctcctcaaCCTAcagcctctgtctccttctcttctccgggCGGCGTTCGCCCGTCCGTCCCCGTCGTTTCGTTTCACCAGCCTTCTCGGCCGGGGCCCGTCCTGCTGCCTACAGCGagttcctcgccctccgccccgtcttccgctgcgccttcgcaAGCGCCGCGGTTCACAGTCTATGCGTCGACTCGCCAGAACAAGACTTGCCCCTACTGCGGTCCCGCTCGGAACGGAGCCCAGACCATTGTGTTTGACTCCAGCAGCGGCGACCAGCTGTGCCGCGAGTGCGGCCTGATCGTCGAGGAGAAGGTTTTGAGTGAAGAACAAGAGTGGCGAAATTTTTCCGCTGAAGCCGCCAGCagcagccgaggcggcgcagatCGGAACCGCGTGGGCGACGCGCTCGACGCCTGGCTCGAAGACGGAGGCATTGGAACGACGATGCTCGTCGCCTCGAGTGGAGGGCCTCTCGCGGGGAAGGCCGCGTGGAGCGCCAAGAGACTTCAGCAGCTTCATGAGGCGGCCACGTCGGGTCTCGGCACCGGCGTCGGCAGCGGCGACCGGCAGCTGAAGGTGGCGTTCAACTACATCCGGCTCATTGGAGAGGCGTTTGCTCTCAGAGACAATGTGCTCGAAAGGGCGAAAGAAATCACCAAGGATCTGATG CAAGATGGCGCCCAGCTCCGCACTCGCAGCAACGCCACGACCATGCTTGCAATCATCTATTTAGCTTGTCGAGAAGCGGGGGTTACGCGAACAGTCAAGGAACTGGTCGTGTATGACCGGGCCATCTCGGAGAAGGAACTGGGAAAGGCCATCAACCGAATCAAGAAGCTGTTGCCGCAGCGAGGTGGAGTCAGCAGTGCGGAGTCCGCGACGCAGTTGCTGCCGCGCTACTGCTCACGGCTTCAACTCAGCATGCATGTGGCTGACGTGGCGGAACATGTggcgaagagggcgacgcaggtCATCATTTCTTCTCACAG ACCTAACTCCGTTGCCGCAGCTGCGATATGGCTCGTGGTGAAACTTTTGAATGCAAGCACCAATCCGAATTTGCCAAAGGCGTCGGAGATCGCGAATGTCACCGGAGCTGGCGAGCACACGCTGCGGTCGATCTATAAAGACATGCTCGACGTCGCTGAGCACCTGCTGCCCCGGGAGTTCCAACCGACAGTCGAAGGCGGCCTTGAGGGTCTGCGAGCGAAATACTCatcgcgaaaaagaaaggccgGGGACATTCCAGTctag